In the genome of Populus alba chromosome 11, ASM523922v2, whole genome shotgun sequence, one region contains:
- the LOC118031594 gene encoding isoamylase 3, chloroplastic produces the protein MLHPSLKLLCDSKIADNILLSVSHFSNNINNSSIGSSRVLDVGLKLSKQSSGGGSSGRGFSSKAGAKTTTASNVYGRRAQESVLEQEEAPQKLGFKTFPGQAFPFGVSQVENGINFAIFSQHATAVTLCLSLPHRGKSERTDGGMIEVALDPKVNKTGDIWHICIEDLPRDDVLYGYRIDGPRDWRQGHRFDSSIMLIDPYAKLVEGRRFFGDASRKLSKFYGTYDFDSLPFDWGDDYKPPNIPEKDLVIYEMNVRAFTVDKSSGLDPSIRGSYLGLIEKIPHLLELGVNAVELLPVFEFDEFEFQRRSNPRNHMINTWGYSTINFFAPMNRYASRGGGPRNASREFKEMVKALHGAGIEVILDVVFNHTNEADDENPFTTSFRGIDNKVYYMVDLNNNGQLLNFSGCGNTLNCNHPVVMELILDSLRHWVTEYHVDGFRFDLASVLCRGADGSPLNAPPLIRAIAKDSILSRCKIIAEPWDCGGLYLVGNFPNWDRWAEWNGKYRDDIRKFIKGDSGMKGSFATRVAGSADLYRTNKRKPCHSVNFIIAHDGFTLRDLVSYNFKHNDANGEGGNDGCNDNFSWNCGFEGETDDHDIKALRFRQMKNFHLALMISQGTPMMLMGDEYGHTRYGNNNSYGHDTSINNFQWGLLDAEKSSHFRFFSEVIKFRQAHEVFTHDNFLSKNDVTWHENNWENPESKFLAFTLHDKNGGDIYLAFNAHDYFVKVSIPPPPPKRRWLRVVDTNFESPDDFVPQGLPGIESTYNVAPYSSILLEAKN, from the exons ATGCTTCATCCATCACTTAAGCTCCTCTGTGATTCCAAAATTGCTGATAACATACTTCTCTCTGTCTCACATTTCTCAAACAACATCAACAACAGCAGTATCGGCTCTTCTCGTGTTCTCGATGTGGG ATTGAAACTCAGTAAACAATCATCCGGCGGCGGCAGCAGTGGGCGAGGATTCTCCAGCAAGGCTGGAGCCAAGACCACTACAGCATCTAATGTTTACGGTCGTCGTGCTCAAGAAAGTGTGCTTGAGCAG GAAGAAGCACCTCAAAAGTTGGGATTTAAAACATTCCCAGGTCAGGCATTTCCATTTGGTGTTTCACAAGTTGAAAATGGGATCAATTTTGCTATATTTTCGCAGCACGCCACTGCTGTTACACTTTGCTTATCACTCCCTCACAG GGGAAAGTCTGAAAGGACGGATGGTGGAATGATTGAGGTGGCTTTGGATCCCAAAGTTAATAAAACGGGAGACATTTGGCACATATGCATTGAG GATTTGCCACGGGACGACGTGCTTTATGGTTATAGGATAGATGGTCCTCGAGATTGGCGTCAAGGACATCGATTTGATAGCAGCATCATGCTTATTGATCCTTATGCTAAGCTAGTTGAAGGTCGCCGATTTTTTGGTGATGCCAGCCGTAAGCTGTCAAAATTTTATGGAACTTATGATTTTGATAGCTTGCCTTTTGATTGGGGTGATGACTACAAGCCTCCAAATATACCAGAG AAAGATCTTGTTATATATGAAATGAATGTCCGTGCGTTTACAGTTGATAAATCCAGTGGCTTGGATCCAAGTATACGTGGAAGTTACCTTGGCTTAATTGAGAAG ATCCCACATCTTCTAGAGCTTGGTGTCAATGCAGTGGAGCTGCTGCCTGtgtttgaatttgatgaatttgagTTTCAGAGGCGCTCAAATCCCAGAAATCACAtg ATCAATACATGGGGCTATTCAACAATAAATTTCTTTGCTCCTATGAATCGGTATGCTAGTAGAGGTGGTGGACCTCGTAATGCATCTCGGGAGTTCAAGGAAATGGTTAAAGCCTTGCATGGTGCCGGAATTGAG GTTATTTTGGATGTAGTCTTTAACCATACAAATGAGGCTGATGACGAAAATCCTTTTACAACTTCATTTCGCGGAATCGATAATAAG GTTTATTACATGGTTGACCTCAACAATAATGGCCAGTTGCTGAATTTCTCAGGATGTG GGAACACATTAAACTGTAATCATCCTGTGGTCATGGAGCTCATCCTAGACAGCTTAAGACACTG GGTCACTGAATATCATGTGGATGGATTTAGATTTGACCTTGCCAGTGTACTTTGCCGAGGAGCAGATGGTTCTCCACTTAACGCTCCCCCACTTATTAGG GCAATTGCAAAAGATTCCATCCTGTCAAGATGTAAAATTATTGCAGAGCCTTGGGATTGTGGAGGCCTTTATCTGGTTGGAAATTTTCCAAATTGGGACag atGGGCTGAATGGAATGGCAAGTACCGTGACGAcataagaaaatttattaag GGTGATTCTGGTATGAAAGGAAGTTTCGCTACCCGGGTTGCTGGATCTGCTGACCTTTACAGA ACTAATAAGCGCAAGCCTTGTCAtagtgttaattttattattgcacATGATGGATTCACGCTGCGTGATCTTGTTTCATACAATTTCAAG CACAATGATGCTAATGGAGAAGGTGGAAATGATGGATGCAATGACAATTTTAGCTGGAATTGTGGATTTGAAG GGGAAACTGATGATCATGATATTAAAGCTTTGCGCTTCCGGCAAATGAAAAACTTCCATTTAGCATTAATGATATCTCAG GGAACACCAATGATGCTTATGGGGGACGAATATGGACACACTCGCTATGGAAATAACAACAGTTATGGGCATGACACCTCTATTAACAATTTCCAGTGGGGGCTC TTGGATGCAGAAAAGAGTAGTCACTTCAGGTTCTTCTCAGAGGTCATAAAGTTTCGACAGGCGCATGAAGTATTTACTCATGACAATTTTCTCAGCAAA AATGATGTGACATGGCATGAGAACAACTGGGAGAATCCCGAAAGCAAATTTCTTGCATTTAC GCTTCATGACAAAAATGGAGGAGATATCTATCTGGCTTTCAATGCTCATGACTATTTTGTTAAAGTTTCAATACCCCCACCACCACCCAAGAGGCGTTGGCTTCGTGTG